A window of the Nitrosococcus wardiae genome harbors these coding sequences:
- a CDS encoding caspase family protein, giving the protein MKKALVIGIDYYERVGRLHGCVNDAYAVKNVLERHGDGSPNFGVNAIVASDAASKIERRQFKDMIIELFKDDADIALFYFSGHGYIESTGGYLITSECTDGDDGFSMDELLTIANSSQAKNKVVILDCCHSGMAGSPANTQDKAFLSEGVTILTASARDQYSLESGGSGVFTTLFVDALNGSAANLVGDITPGSVYAHIDQSLGPWEQRPIFKTNVKRFISLREVQPPIALEELRQIDKLFPDPTYNFPLDPSFEPTADVPNEQNTETFSLLQKYNRINLVKPIDEEHMYYAAMNSTGCKLTVLGAHY; this is encoded by the coding sequence GTGAAAAAAGCATTAGTTATTGGAATTGATTATTACGAAAGAGTTGGCCGTTTACATGGATGTGTAAACGATGCGTATGCCGTAAAAAATGTACTTGAAAGACATGGAGACGGTTCGCCTAACTTTGGAGTTAATGCAATTGTCGCATCAGATGCAGCATCGAAAATAGAAAGAAGGCAATTTAAAGATATGATCATCGAACTATTTAAAGATGATGCTGATATTGCCCTCTTTTACTTTTCTGGGCATGGATATATCGAATCAACAGGTGGGTATCTAATTACATCAGAATGCACTGATGGAGACGATGGATTTTCAATGGATGAACTTCTTACTATTGCAAATTCCTCCCAAGCAAAAAACAAAGTTGTTATTTTAGACTGCTGTCACTCTGGAATGGCCGGAAGTCCAGCAAACACTCAGGATAAGGCTTTCTTAAGTGAAGGTGTAACAATTCTCACAGCATCGGCAAGGGATCAGTATTCACTCGAATCGGGTGGGTCTGGTGTTTTCACCACATTATTTGTTGATGCTTTGAATGGTAGCGCCGCAAATCTTGTTGGCGATATTACACCAGGTAGTGTTTATGCTCATATCGACCAATCCCTTGGGCCTTGGGAACAAAGACCAATTTTCAAGACAAACGTTAAGAGATTTATATCGTTACGAGAGGTACAGCCACCAATAGCACTGGAAGAATTAAGGCAGATAGATAAGCTATTTCCTGACCCAACATATAACTTCCCACTTGATCCAAGCTTTGAACCTACTGCTGATGTGCCAAATGAGCAGAATACCGAAACTTTTTCATTGCTACAGAAGTACAACCGTATAAATCTAGTGAAACCAATAGATGAAGAGCATATGTATTATGCAGCAATGAATTCTACTGGCTGCAAGCTAACTGTGCTCGGCGCACATTATTAG
- a CDS encoding mechanosensitive ion channel family protein codes for MGYWRILLLIAIFLTMANSQAEESLTSPKAVTKAGTSPTVTAVKPNPVIGAQQRQWIRIIGSGFSSGSRVTLQLGERIFPIPPERTKWLNDEELAIYANVSTGPSTWKGQVTHPDGQNSAPFSFKVKPPAAIGQEKQAVEAQGRKAEVETLEKKAEETNGKIEQAKKAAEKAKREATQAATGKAALQKEVEKKAQAAMAAKQQLEAAKAKAQATGDFADQEDVEKLAQAAEKLEQAAATEKKRLAALEAKEQAAQEKATVTETEIEKLRKEFAELRKQRAASRTFLEKATTAAWIILVALIVWFLKRLAVNRFESAAAKKEEVQEGSSRLRTLVLLLNWLGTILIILTAGYLILDEFGINMAPVLASVGIVGLALGFGGQYLIRDIINGIFILIEGQYNVNDIVQIGEFVGIVERVNLRHTQLRDLEGRAIYIPNGEIKTVVNFTKGYGRMVLDIGVAYKENVDQVMEVMKAVAEEMRQITKYGRLIKEFEMFGLENFGESAITIRCRFKTLASKQWEVAREYRRRLKNRFDELGIEIPFPQRTLNWRTPPQSHDADKFEQTRTQNLEAILSK; via the coding sequence ATGGGATATTGGCGGATCTTGTTACTCATTGCCATTTTTTTGACGATGGCAAATAGTCAGGCTGAAGAGTCCCTAACCTCCCCGAAGGCGGTAACAAAAGCGGGGACTTCTCCGACGGTCACGGCAGTTAAACCCAATCCCGTTATCGGCGCTCAGCAACGGCAATGGATCAGGATCATCGGCTCAGGCTTCAGCTCGGGCTCAAGGGTTACGCTGCAGCTTGGGGAGCGAATTTTCCCCATCCCTCCTGAACGAACGAAATGGCTTAACGATGAGGAGTTGGCGATTTACGCCAACGTCTCCACGGGACCCTCTACTTGGAAAGGGCAAGTGACCCACCCAGATGGCCAAAACTCCGCCCCCTTCAGCTTTAAAGTCAAACCTCCTGCCGCAATAGGGCAGGAAAAACAGGCAGTAGAAGCACAGGGAAGAAAAGCTGAAGTGGAGACACTAGAAAAGAAAGCGGAAGAAACCAACGGAAAAATAGAACAGGCCAAAAAAGCCGCTGAGAAAGCTAAACGGGAAGCCACACAAGCGGCCACCGGGAAAGCAGCGCTACAAAAGGAGGTGGAAAAAAAAGCACAAGCGGCCATGGCCGCCAAGCAACAATTAGAGGCAGCAAAAGCCAAGGCTCAGGCGACGGGAGATTTCGCGGACCAAGAAGACGTTGAAAAACTCGCGCAAGCCGCAGAAAAACTTGAACAAGCCGCCGCCACTGAGAAAAAAAGGCTGGCCGCCCTGGAGGCTAAAGAGCAAGCCGCCCAAGAAAAGGCGACGGTTACTGAAACTGAAATTGAAAAACTCCGCAAAGAATTTGCTGAATTAAGGAAGCAAAGAGCCGCAAGCCGGACTTTTCTTGAGAAAGCAACGACTGCAGCCTGGATTATTTTAGTGGCCCTGATTGTTTGGTTTCTAAAAAGACTCGCCGTCAATCGGTTTGAAAGCGCTGCGGCTAAAAAAGAGGAAGTCCAAGAAGGCAGCTCCAGATTGAGAACCTTGGTATTGTTGCTCAATTGGCTAGGCACCATTCTCATTATTCTTACCGCCGGTTATCTTATCCTGGATGAATTCGGGATTAATATGGCGCCAGTTTTGGCCAGCGTCGGCATTGTAGGTCTTGCTCTTGGCTTTGGGGGACAATACCTGATCCGAGATATCATTAACGGCATTTTTATTCTGATAGAAGGGCAATACAACGTGAATGACATCGTTCAGATCGGTGAGTTTGTGGGAATCGTCGAGAGGGTGAACTTACGCCATACCCAATTACGGGATCTGGAGGGACGAGCCATCTATATTCCCAACGGGGAAATTAAAACCGTGGTTAATTTTACCAAAGGTTATGGACGGATGGTTCTCGACATTGGCGTCGCCTATAAAGAAAATGTTGACCAGGTCATGGAAGTGATGAAAGCGGTGGCGGAGGAAATGCGCCAGATTACAAAATATGGGCGGCTAATCAAGGAATTTGAAATGTTTGGCCTAGAAAACTTTGGAGAATCAGCCATCACTATTCGCTGCCGTTTTAAAACCCTAGCCAGTAAACAGTGGGAAGTGGCTCGGGAATACCGGCGGCGGCTCAAAAACCGTTTTGATGAACTCGGGATTGAAATTCCATTCCCCCAAAGAACATTAAATTGGAGAACGCCCCCTCAATCCCATGATGCCGATAAGTTTGAACAAACCAGAACCCAGAACTTAGAAGCTATTCTCAGCAAATAG
- a CDS encoding type II toxin-antitoxin system HicA family toxin, producing the protein MSKVPSLPYEKVVAALKRDGWVVVRQRGSHIRLQKHTRTEILKLTVPAHRPIKRSTLSHILKQADLSVEAFQDLL; encoded by the coding sequence ATGAGCAAGGTTCCGAGCCTGCCCTATGAGAAGGTGGTCGCCGCGCTGAAAAGAGACGGTTGGGTGGTTGTCCGTCAGCGGGGAAGTCATATTCGGCTCCAGAAACATACACGTACCGAGATATTGAAACTCACAGTGCCGGCACATCGGCCAATCAAGCGCTCTACCCTATCGCATATTCTCAAACAGGCCGATCTCTCTGTGGAGGCGTTTCAGGATTTGCTGTAG
- a CDS encoding EF-hand domain-containing protein has translation MKLSNRIIALAAILGLLATGCTTTRNITGFIGRDTAFNKLDADGDGVISEQEALKLPALYTSFSRADTDQDNNLSKAEFKALTTRLTAIEFSRADFNGDGAISEREANAVGPSLKEAFDRVDADNDGGVSQSEYRAATVNLLKDTQLSEFDQDKDGVLDRDEAKNNPFIADNFDSLDIDGNGLISAEEYRWAQQD, from the coding sequence ATGAAGCTCTCAAACAGGATTATCGCGTTGGCAGCCATCCTTGGCCTGCTTGCAACAGGATGCACGACCACGCGCAACATTACAGGATTCATCGGGCGTGACACGGCATTCAACAAGCTGGACGCAGATGGCGACGGCGTCATCAGCGAGCAAGAGGCCCTGAAGCTTCCGGCGTTGTACACTTCGTTTTCACGGGCAGATACCGACCAGGACAACAATCTCAGCAAGGCAGAATTCAAAGCATTAACCACGAGGCTCACCGCCATTGAATTCAGCCGCGCCGACTTTAACGGAGATGGTGCCATCAGCGAGCGCGAAGCTAACGCCGTGGGACCTTCCCTCAAGGAGGCTTTCGATCGCGTCGATGCAGATAATGATGGTGGCGTAAGCCAGAGCGAGTATCGCGCTGCGACGGTTAATCTGCTTAAGGACACGCAGCTCTCGGAGTTCGATCAGGATAAAGATGGCGTGCTCGACAGGGATGAGGCCAAAAACAACCCTTTCATCGCCGATAATTTCGACAGCCTTGATATCGACGGTAACGGTCTGATCAGCGCCGAGGAGTATCGTTGGGCGCAGCAAGATTGA
- a CDS encoding type II toxin-antitoxin system HicA family toxin, producing the protein MKLNKKQKRTLEAIFARPTPHLQIVWQDIEQLILACGGRVLGGSGSAVRLVLGERRAYLHRPHPHKEVKAYQVKAVRHLLEAAGITPATVR; encoded by the coding sequence ATGAAGCTCAATAAGAAACAAAAACGAACGCTTGAGGCTATCTTTGCTCGCCCAACTCCCCATCTACAGATTGTCTGGCAGGATATTGAACAGCTGATACTGGCCTGCGGTGGGAGAGTGTTAGGAGGGAGCGGTTCGGCGGTGCGCTTGGTATTAGGCGAACGGCGCGCTTATTTGCATCGCCCCCATCCTCATAAAGAGGTCAAGGCCTACCAAGTCAAAGCGGTTAGGCATTTGTTAGAGGCAGCGGGCATCACGCCGGCCACAGTGAGGTAA
- a CDS encoding ORF6C domain-containing protein: MDILDQYTAQLPNNAEETLTPSEQQTLSEIVHKRAEGYGELQGKVLAEIWSRVHRKFRVARYSQLPRTQLTEAILYVTGMEIRTGKRQTTEKAISHTQYYELKRLVYLIGACFHYQNAAQWTAWATLREKLFAESAAKIPASRYEQARAILNDIQEAASAFKSAVMELETGFFERRFSAIPLEIQELERLLSEEEE, translated from the coding sequence TTGGATATCCTCGATCAGTACACCGCACAACTGCCAAACAATGCAGAAGAAACCCTCACCCCCTCCGAACAGCAAACCCTCTCTGAAATCGTCCACAAACGGGCGGAGGGATATGGCGAGCTTCAAGGCAAAGTCCTCGCCGAAATCTGGAGCCGGGTTCATCGTAAATTCCGGGTGGCCCGCTACAGCCAACTACCCCGCACCCAACTCACCGAAGCCATCCTCTATGTGACGGGGATGGAAATCAGAACAGGAAAGCGCCAAACCACCGAGAAAGCCATTTCCCACACCCAATACTACGAACTCAAGCGCCTGGTCTATCTGATTGGCGCGTGCTTCCACTACCAAAACGCCGCCCAATGGACCGCCTGGGCGACGCTACGGGAAAAGCTCTTTGCCGAGTCCGCGGCCAAAATTCCCGCCAGCCGCTACGAACAAGCCAGGGCAATCCTCAATGATATCCAGGAAGCCGCCTCAGCGTTCAAGTCCGCCGTGATGGAGCTAGAGACAGGGTTCTTCGAGCGGCGTTTCAGCGCCATCCCGCTGGAGATTCAGGAGTTAGAGAGGTTATTGAGCGAAGAGGAGGAGTAG
- a CDS encoding type II toxin-antitoxin system HicB family antitoxin, which yields MNRLFHKGYYGSVEYSTEDDVLHGRVLNINDIVTYEGITVSEIKASFVEAVEGYLQMCAELEELPDKPASGKFNVRIDPNLHRRAQEKAAALDVSLNDLVAKALREYIEDSRPK from the coding sequence ATGAACAGGCTTTTTCATAAAGGTTATTACGGGAGTGTGGAATACAGCACCGAGGATGATGTGCTCCATGGGCGCGTGCTCAATATCAACGATATCGTGACCTATGAAGGCATAACAGTATCCGAAATTAAGGCCAGCTTTGTGGAGGCCGTGGAAGGCTATTTACAGATGTGCGCCGAGCTTGAAGAGCTGCCAGATAAGCCCGCCTCGGGCAAATTTAACGTGCGCATCGATCCAAACTTACACCGCAGGGCTCAGGAAAAGGCGGCGGCGTTGGATGTGAGCCTCAATGATTTGGTGGCTAAGGCTTTGCGGGAGTATATCGAGGATAGCCGTCCAAAGTGA
- a CDS encoding Na/Pi cotransporter family protein: protein MLWMNKIEFILITLGFLTGIASFIYGVTLTSRGLRAVGSARMKNILATSTRNAFMGVLTGALATVVLESSSVTIIMVIALVNAGLLTFEQSLGVILGANIGTTIGTEIIALDITTYLAIPMLLIGGLILRAKKTRIRQVGISLLGMGLIFFGLAVMSGSLNPLRDYPPLIESLSKLEDPFWGVLSGGLVTLMIQSSSATLGIIISLADQGLITLSGAVAAILGAEIATCSDTLLATIGRSREAVRAGIFHLFFNISTVTLGILFFFPFLELVEWISLDASLPRQVANAQVLFNLLGVLLFIQFIPLIAKIINTVIPNKYGL from the coding sequence ATGCTGTGGATGAACAAAATAGAATTTATTCTAATTACCTTGGGTTTCCTCACAGGGATTGCGTCGTTTATCTATGGTGTGACTCTTACCTCTAGGGGCTTAAGGGCAGTCGGTAGTGCAAGGATGAAAAATATTCTTGCCACATCAACGAGAAATGCTTTTATGGGTGTGCTCACCGGAGCACTAGCCACCGTCGTTTTAGAGTCCTCTTCTGTGACCATCATTATGGTCATTGCCTTAGTCAATGCAGGGCTTCTTACTTTCGAACAGTCATTGGGAGTCATACTGGGTGCCAACATCGGGACAACTATTGGAACTGAGATTATCGCCCTCGATATTACCACCTATTTAGCGATTCCCATGCTGTTGATCGGAGGCCTCATACTTCGTGCTAAAAAGACCAGAATAAGGCAAGTTGGAATAAGCCTTCTTGGGATGGGCTTGATATTTTTTGGACTTGCAGTCATGAGTGGCTCCCTTAACCCCTTAAGAGATTATCCGCCACTGATTGAATCCCTGTCCAAACTCGAGGATCCATTCTGGGGCGTACTATCGGGAGGATTGGTAACGCTGATGATCCAGTCTTCATCGGCCACCTTGGGAATCATCATTTCCTTAGCAGACCAGGGATTGATTACCCTGTCAGGCGCTGTTGCGGCAATACTCGGAGCGGAAATCGCCACGTGTTCAGATACGCTTTTGGCCACCATAGGTAGATCGCGGGAAGCGGTAAGGGCAGGTATTTTTCATCTATTCTTTAATATTTCTACCGTGACCTTGGGAATCTTGTTTTTCTTTCCATTTTTAGAGTTGGTTGAGTGGATTTCACTCGATGCGAGCCTACCTAGGCAAGTAGCTAATGCTCAAGTACTCTTTAATCTCCTGGGGGTGCTGTTATTCATTCAGTTTATCCCGCTGATTGCGAAAATTATAAATACCGTGATACCCAATAAATATGGCCTATAA
- a CDS encoding PD-(D/E)XK nuclease-like domain-containing protein codes for MLNNEFSPGLYADIPFEEYLQGPGMSKHGLDLIAKSPFHFINKEDADTQSLRMGRALHCAVLEPHRFAEDYAPLITVDRRTKEGKARWEAYIEENEGKILLNPDEHEKVRRMAEGVCTHPAASALLTGGHREVTAYWEDRDTGLLCRCRPDFLNEEMTLVADLKTCASASPGAFARAVNNYRYHVQDGWYRDGLKALGCPVEHFVFICVENTPPHAVACYVLEPAAVDLGRELYRRDLNTYTTWNVTLPMLRAGLI; via the coding sequence ATGTTGAATAATGAATTCAGCCCAGGGCTCTATGCCGATATCCCCTTCGAAGAATACCTGCAGGGGCCCGGCATGAGTAAGCACGGGCTGGACCTTATTGCCAAAAGCCCTTTTCACTTTATCAACAAAGAAGATGCAGATACCCAATCCTTGAGAATGGGGCGAGCGCTGCACTGTGCGGTCCTGGAGCCTCATCGCTTCGCAGAGGACTATGCACCGCTTATCACGGTAGACCGACGCACCAAGGAAGGTAAAGCGCGATGGGAGGCCTACATAGAAGAAAACGAAGGGAAAATCCTGCTCAATCCGGATGAACATGAAAAGGTGAGACGCATGGCCGAGGGCGTGTGCACACACCCTGCGGCCTCCGCCCTACTCACCGGCGGACATCGAGAAGTTACCGCCTATTGGGAAGACCGGGACACGGGCCTCCTTTGCCGGTGCCGGCCGGATTTCCTGAACGAGGAGATGACGCTGGTCGCGGACCTGAAAACCTGCGCCAGTGCCAGCCCTGGGGCGTTTGCCCGTGCCGTGAACAACTACCGCTATCACGTCCAAGACGGATGGTACCGAGATGGACTGAAAGCACTCGGTTGCCCAGTGGAACACTTTGTCTTTATTTGCGTGGAGAACACCCCGCCCCATGCCGTGGCCTGCTATGTCCTGGAGCCCGCCGCGGTGGATTTGGGCCGGGAACTCTACCGGCGAGATCTGAACACTTACACGACTTGGAACGTTACCCTCCCCATGCTGAGAGCGGGCTTGATTTAG
- a CDS encoding glycine-rich domain-containing protein has translation MSSTLIAPIYGELMNKGAKSEEFLSSGTWTRPRGVNWVWVLLVGGGGSGSVSVGSTNAAGAHGGEIVFLPVRVTGDVTVTIGAGGASKSGGGYGNDGGDTTFGSLATARGGLGGNNTSARFSAAPWAFCGLMAKGGDSSNNGGESIPGFGNGGANANSSLGGGGASGGDGTDASTTSSSNAADNSGGGTGAGGNGNSSGAGGSGRAYVFWME, from the coding sequence ATGAGCTCCACATTAATTGCCCCAATTTATGGTGAATTAATGAATAAGGGGGCGAAGTCCGAAGAGTTCCTCAGTTCCGGCACCTGGACCCGCCCTCGCGGGGTGAATTGGGTCTGGGTACTATTGGTGGGCGGAGGTGGTTCAGGTTCGGTTTCAGTCGGAAGCACCAACGCCGCCGGTGCCCATGGGGGTGAGATCGTGTTTCTTCCGGTGCGCGTGACCGGGGATGTGACCGTCACCATTGGCGCGGGGGGCGCTTCCAAATCGGGCGGCGGCTATGGCAATGATGGCGGAGACACGACCTTTGGATCGCTGGCGACCGCTCGCGGGGGATTGGGCGGCAACAATACTAGCGCCCGGTTCAGCGCCGCCCCGTGGGCTTTCTGCGGTCTCATGGCCAAAGGCGGGGACTCCTCGAATAATGGCGGAGAAAGCATCCCTGGATTCGGCAACGGGGGGGCCAACGCCAATAGTTCTCTCGGCGGCGGAGGCGCTTCCGGGGGGGATGGTACTGATGCTTCCACGACGAGTTCAAGCAATGCGGCGGACAACTCAGGCGGCGGCACGGGTGCAGGCGGCAATGGGAATAGTTCCGGCGCTGGCGGCTCAGGCCGCGCTTATGTCTTTTGGATGGAGTAA
- a CDS encoding type II toxin-antitoxin system HicB family antitoxin: MKLTVILEPSEEGGYTVYVPSLPGCISEGDSKEEALLNIKEAIELYLEPVEDDMDYGPDSEIAEVAL, translated from the coding sequence ATGAAATTGACGGTTATTCTTGAACCCAGCGAGGAAGGGGGTTACACCGTATACGTTCCCAGTCTTCCTGGCTGTATTAGCGAAGGTGACAGCAAAGAGGAAGCGCTACTCAATATTAAAGAGGCTATCGAACTTTACCTTGAGCCTGTGGAAGATGATATGGACTACGGCCCGGACTCGGAAATTGCAGAAGTCGCTCTATGA
- a CDS encoding excalibur calcium-binding domain-containing protein: MDGDGDGVPCEALCR; the protein is encoded by the coding sequence TTGGATGGCGATGGGGACGGAGTGCCGTGTGAGGCGCTATGTAGGTAA
- a CDS encoding XRE family transcriptional regulator has protein sequence MTGDRAGFITEADLLRRIAMTRQNVISERTGLSDSQVNRIVSSQSGLTLGKVVPFLCAIGYEVIEREGDMVSVPREEYEAMRTLARKALG, from the coding sequence ATGACAGGGGATCGCGCGGGATTTATTACCGAGGCGGATTTGCTGCGCCGGATCGCCATGACTCGCCAGAACGTCATCTCGGAGCGCACGGGCTTGAGCGACAGCCAAGTCAACCGGATAGTCTCCAGCCAGTCGGGGTTGACGTTGGGCAAGGTGGTGCCTTTTCTCTGCGCCATAGGCTACGAGGTCATCGAGAGGGAAGGGGATATGGTCAGTGTGCCCAGGGAGGAATACGAAGCCATGCGCACGTTGGCGAGGAAGGCGCTCGGATGA
- a CDS encoding helix-turn-helix domain-containing protein, with the protein MSVKAISWAWEQPLKPGEKLVLLAIADHADGEGTCWPGYEGVAEKCGMSRRAVIKHIKSLEAEGYIAIKRRRNGNHQGSNIYSISRLGRHFSLENKEAHRAFAYEVSPGCPHAPNRLWPALA; encoded by the coding sequence ATGAGTGTTAAAGCCATTTCATGGGCATGGGAGCAACCGCTGAAACCAGGAGAGAAACTGGTTTTGCTTGCGATTGCCGATCATGCCGATGGGGAAGGAACTTGCTGGCCGGGTTATGAAGGTGTTGCCGAGAAATGCGGAATGTCGCGCAGGGCTGTGATTAAGCATATCAAGTCCCTAGAGGCTGAGGGTTATATTGCGATCAAAAGGCGGCGTAATGGCAACCATCAAGGTAGCAATATTTACAGCATTTCCCGTTTAGGTCGACACTTTAGTCTGGAGAATAAAGAAGCCCATCGCGCCTTTGCGTATGAGGTTAGTCCCGGATGCCCACATGCCCCAAATAGGCTTTGGCCTGCTCTGGCGTAA
- a CDS encoding IS630 family transposase, with amino-acid sequence MDEPKCYGPRVEAAEPHAKKKTFYEPTRESEPVQRQRAAHQERLCAYAPEELIFLDEMGAVLNLTLEYGWAPKGQRAYGEKPTSRGQRISTLGALSSPGLVTAMCFEGTLNGAVFLYFLEHFLCPQLKPGQCVILDNAAAHHVEGVAELIEQTGAELLYLPPYSPDLNPIEMAWSQVKHRLRKAQARTKKALYEALAQALHTLTPEQAKAYLGHVGIRD; translated from the coding sequence ATCGATGAGCCGAAGTGCTATGGACCGCGCGTTGAAGCGGCTGAACCTCACGCGAAAAAAAAGACGTTCTATGAGCCCACGCGCGAGAGCGAGCCGGTCCAACGACAGCGGGCCGCCCATCAAGAACGCCTCTGCGCGTATGCCCCCGAAGAGCTGATTTTTCTCGATGAAATGGGGGCGGTGTTAAACCTGACTTTAGAATACGGTTGGGCTCCCAAAGGTCAGCGGGCCTATGGGGAAAAACCCACTTCTCGGGGGCAACGCATTAGCACCCTCGGGGCGCTTTCCTCCCCGGGGCTGGTCACGGCCATGTGCTTTGAGGGCACTTTAAACGGGGCCGTCTTTCTCTATTTCTTAGAGCATTTCTTGTGCCCCCAACTCAAACCAGGCCAGTGTGTGATTTTGGATAATGCCGCCGCCCATCACGTCGAGGGGGTCGCTGAACTCATTGAGCAAACCGGTGCTGAACTCCTTTATTTACCTCCCTACTCCCCTGATCTTAACCCCATTGAAATGGCCTGGTCCCAGGTGAAACACCGGCTCCGAAAAGCCCAAGCGCGAACCAAAAAAGCCTTATATGAGGCCCTCGCTCAGGCCCTCCACACCCTTACGCCAGAGCAGGCCAAAGCCTATTTGGGGCATGTGGGCATCCGGGACTAA
- a CDS encoding TIR domain-containing protein: MPQVKIYRLFISHSWAYGDAYDKLVSFFKKHSNFQWVDYSVPKNDPIHNAPNDKALYEAIKNQMRFANCVVILAGVYSTYSKWINKEIEIAKQVFSKPLIAIEPWVSEKTSKIVKDNADSIVKWQSSSIVNAIRNHSV; encoded by the coding sequence ATGCCTCAGGTAAAAATATATCGGTTATTTATTAGCCACTCATGGGCATATGGTGATGCATATGACAAGTTGGTTTCATTCTTCAAAAAGCACTCGAACTTTCAATGGGTAGACTATTCTGTGCCAAAGAATGATCCAATCCATAATGCTCCTAACGATAAGGCACTATACGAGGCAATCAAGAATCAGATGAGATTCGCAAATTGTGTTGTGATATTGGCTGGTGTATATAGCACATATTCAAAATGGATAAACAAGGAAATTGAAATAGCAAAACAGGTCTTTTCAAAGCCGCTAATCGCAATTGAACCTTGGGTGTCGGAAAAAACATCAAAAATCGTCAAAGATAATGCCGATTCCATTGTTAAATGGCAAAGCTCATCAATTGTAAATGCAATTCGAAATCATTCAGTTTAG
- a CDS encoding Rha family transcriptional regulator — protein MKELTRTHLTMSSLEIAKLCKKQHGHVMRDIKEIDKQGILCASKFGGTYQVKGPRGGARKEPCYHLPKRECMILVSGYNAKLRAAIVDRWLELEAGQLTPELDAKLWKIAREQGKLARREVTDTIQRFVSYAESQGSKNARFYYTNITKGTYKALFMLEQGGKWKGFRERLSSLELNQLATAEFIAQKHIAEGMETGAHYTDIYKIAIAKVEELATILGRPAIESNNIAKLTQ, from the coding sequence GTGAAAGAATTAACCAGAACCCATTTGACGATGAGTTCCCTTGAGATTGCCAAGCTGTGCAAGAAGCAGCATGGCCATGTGATGAGGGATATTAAGGAGATTGATAAGCAGGGAATTTTATGTGCCTCCAAATTTGGTGGCACATACCAGGTAAAAGGGCCCCGGGGTGGAGCAAGGAAAGAGCCTTGCTATCACCTCCCCAAAAGGGAATGCATGATTTTAGTCAGCGGCTACAACGCCAAATTGAGAGCGGCGATTGTTGATCGCTGGTTAGAGCTCGAAGCTGGGCAATTAACCCCGGAGTTGGATGCCAAGCTTTGGAAGATTGCTCGTGAGCAAGGAAAGCTCGCCCGCCGTGAAGTCACCGACACTATCCAAAGGTTTGTCTCTTACGCCGAATCCCAGGGCAGCAAAAACGCCCGGTTCTATTACACCAACATCACCAAGGGCACTTACAAAGCGCTGTTCATGTTGGAGCAGGGCGGAAAGTGGAAGGGATTTCGTGAGCGCTTATCGAGCCTAGAACTCAATCAGCTGGCAACCGCCGAGTTCATTGCCCAGAAGCACATCGCCGAAGGGATGGAGACAGGCGCTCACTACACGGATATCTACAAAATCGCCATAGCCAAGGTAGAGGAGTTAGCAACAATTCTGGGGCGTCCAGCAATTGAAAGTAACAACATTGCCAAGCTGACTCAATGA